GACCTCAATAGTTTTTTTCAACAGTTATTTCGGAGAATGAGCCTTGCTGGATTGGTTCCTGCAGCGTTCAAACCGAATCTTGGCTACTATCAGTGCCTCGACCATCCACGTGATGAAGATTTCTCGGGAAGTTCTGCCCTTGCTGATGTACTGGATATGCTGGAGAGTTTCTTCCCGGGAATTCCTGTCATTCTTGACAGCAAGCGAGGCGATATTGCCAGAAGCAGCATGAACTACGCCAAGGAAGCTTTTGAAGCGTGGCAGAGTGATGCCGTAACCGTTGCTCCTTATATGGGAAGTGACTCGGTAGAGCCTTTCATCAGGTTTCCTGAAAAAGGGGCATATCTGCTCAATCGTACCAGCAATCCTGGTGGAAAAGACCTCCAAAACCTGTTGGTACAAAACAAGAAGGAGCATGAGCATCCTTTATACTTGGAAGTGGCCAGCCAGATTGCCGCGTATAACCAGAAGACAGGAAGTGTAGGAGCGGTGGTCGGCGCGACCAATCTCCAGGAGTTGGAGGACATTGCTACCTTCTATCATGACCAATCAGTTCCCCTGCTTATCCCTGGTGTAGGAAGCCAAGGAGGATCTGCAAGTGAGGTTATGGCAATTTTGAAGAAGGCTGGGTACCCAGTAGAGCTTGCCAGAATAAACAGCAGCAGTGCATTGACCCATCCATGGAAGAATAACCCGGCACCTGAAGACTGGCTTGATCTATGCATGAAGAACCTTCGCTCCCTGCTTGAGGAGACCTCTTTATGAAGGATGTGATGGAACTCCTATCAAAAAGACATCTCAATCCGGATGTTCCTGTCCTGTTGGGAACTGTAAGTGGTGTTGCTTCCACTAAACCTAGACTGATCACCTACTTTGACGAGAAGGTACAAGCCATCAGCATCATTACTACCAAGAGTTTCCAGGTGGAAGTTAATCCAGGGAATCGTGAGCCGGTGATCTGTGAGACCTCAGCCGGTAATTTTGGAAATTCTGTAGGGTTGCGCAATCCTGGGATGGAACAAGCCCTGTATGAACTGAGGAAACTCAGGAAAGAGCACTCCTTTTCCAGCTATCTCAATGTATCGCTCTCGGCTAACAGTGTTGAAGATTTCATTACCTTGGTTAAAGCCTTTGATGAGGTGGCAGATCTGGTGGAGTTGAACTTCTCCTGTCCTCATGCATCAGTCGGCTATGGGGCGTCAATTGGATGTGACCAGAATATTGCCGCTGAATATGTGCGATTGATCAAGGAAGCAACCAAGGAGTGCAAAGCACCCTTGTTTGTGAAACTTACCCCAAATGTCGATGATATCGGTCTGATAGCCAAGGCCGTAGTGGATAGTGGTGCCGATGGCTTGGTTGCAATCAATACCGTTGGCCCCATCGTCCACAAGGATCCAGGTTCAGGATTGCCCATCTTGCAGAACAAGCTTGGAGGCAAGGGCGGCAGTAGCGGTCATCATGTCTATGAACGAGCACTTTCAGCAATTCGGGAGATTCGCCAAGCCTGTGGTGATGATGTGCCGCTTATCGGTATGGGTGGAGTGAGCAGTGGAACGGAAGCTGCAGCCTTGATAGCTGCCGGTGCTGATGCTGTTGGGATCGGTTCAGCCCTCGGTACTGTCGACCAGAAGGCATGGCCTGAATACCTCGCTGCGGTGAAGCGAGAGGCAGAGGCTATTCTGAGCGGAGAAGATCCTGCGCAAAAGCAATCTACCTCCTATATCATCAAAGACCGACAGATGGCATATGAGAAACATCAGGTGGTGAAGAGTGAGCAGTATGGTAAGGATACCCGTATCATCACACTGGATGGCACGCTTTACTGCAAGGCAGGACAGTTCGCATTTCTGTGGATTCCAACCATCGGGGAGAAGCCATTCTCTGTTGCTCATAACGATCCATTGACCTTCATCGTCAAGAATCGGGGTCCTTTTTCAGCTGAACTTTGTGCCTTGCAGGTCGGAGATGATATCTATGTACGGGGACTTTACGGTGCACAACTGAACAATGAGAAGACCAAAAAAGCACTCTTGTTGGGTGGGGGTACCGGGGTGGCAGTACTTCCCAGTCTTGCCGACCAGTTGCAAGGGCAGGGAACTGAAATGAGTATTCTTGTAGGAACAAGTGAGAGTGTGGAAGGCAAAGCCTTGCTTGAGGAGGCCCTCTCATCCTATGGATCATTCACTTGTATTGCTGATGATGGCAGACCAGGAAGAGTACTGGACCTTCTGGACACTATCCCTCTGGATGACGAGCAGGCCTGTTATCTAGTAGGTCCTGAGGTTTTCATGGCTATCGCCTGTCGCAAGCTGTTGGCTCGGGGAGTCAAGGAGCATAATCTATACCTATCGATGGAGAGAACCACCCTCTGCGGTATAGGGATGTGTGGAGAGTGTGCCTGTGGTGACCGATTGACTTGCCGTTGGGGCACCTTCATGCAGTACGACTATCTGGCGAAAGAGGCGCCTGAATTAATTGCCTATGATTGACCCACATGTACATCTCCGTGACTGGAGTCAGAACGAGAAAGAAACCCTCTCCCATGGATTGGGGGTTGCGCTCACTTGCGGGATTGATGAGGTATTTGATATGCCTAATACGCAACCAACACTCACAGACCGTGAAAGTATTCTCAGACGTATCGAGGATGCTGAAGGGTGCGGTCTTGATGTTCGTTATCACCTGTATGCGGGGGTAACGCCTTCTGCCGAACAGATTCGTAGTGTGGTTTCCCTAGCACAGGAGCTCTTTCCTAAAGTTGTGGGGCTTAAGTTGTTTGCAGGTCATTCAACAGGAAATATGGGGCTCGTACAGGAGAGGGAACAGGCTCTTGTATATCGTACCTTGAAAGAGTGTGGTTACGAGGGGGTTGTTGCCCTGCATTGTGAAAAAGAGTCCCTGTTACATCCTGAGTTGTACGATCCTGCTGATTTCTCCACCCATAGCCTTGCACGGCCAGTAGAGGCAGAGGTTGCAAGTGTCTCAGACCAGTTGCAATTCTCACAGGAGGAAGGCTTCAGGGGACACCTTCATATCTGTCATCTGAGTAGTATTGAGGCCCTCCATGAAATCGAGAAAGCAAGGGCTAAGGGAGTTCGGGTCAGTTGTGCGGTCACCCCTCATCATGCTCTTCTCTCCAGTGAGGATGCAAAAGAGCGGACGCTGTACGCCAAGATGAATCCTCCTCTTCGCAGTGAAACCGAGCGTAGTACTCTCTTTGTTGCACTGTTGGAGGGAAGGGTAGACTGGATAGAGAGTGATCATGCTCCACATACGCTTCAGGATAAAGAGGCAGGGGCAAGTGGAATTCCTGGGTTCAGTGGCATTTTGCTCTTGGTCAAGAGATTGCTCGAGCAAGGAGCAACAAGACCCTTGTTGGAGCAGTTGTTGGGTAGACGGGTGCAGGAGGTGTTCAAACTCCCCATCCGAGACGTTTTTGTCCCATCCTACGATGACCTGGAATCGCTTTCTCTCAAGAGTGCCGCCGAGTATCCTTGGGACAGTTACCGTAACTTACGATTGCGTTAGGTTAAACCCTCCTGTATACTAGTGCAACCGGGAGGGAACCTTGATCGATTTACGGAGACATTCAAGCAGACATTTGGAGACGAAGCTCATTTTGCCGATTCCAGAGACACGGAAGTATGAGCGGGAAATTCACTATTATCTGTTTTCTCCTCCCCAACTCTATGTTAATCGCTCTACATACAGTGAAGAACGAATTCTTCACAAATTCCAGAGCCATGGAAGGTACTCCTCTCCTGAGATAACGCTTGAGGAGTTGCTTGATGACGAGAATTTGCTCAGCCCCCTTTCCATTCTCAAGCAGTACACCAAGGATCTCCTGATTGACCTGAATGCAGTACCTGAGCGGAAAGTAATCCATGAACTGCAGACGGTAGTGAACTCAGTACGTCATGAGACAAAGGCGTGCCTGAAGGATTGCAAGGATATGGTGAAACTTGGAATGCAGAGTGATCTGAACACCACATTGACAAACTGGTATATGAATGCCTCAACGCTTCTCAAAGTACTTAGAGGTATGATTTCAGCAATTCAGGAGAAGATTGATCAAGAGAGTCGCTTGCTGCTGGCCTTTCTCTGGACGGATGAGGCAGCGAGCCTGATCTGTGAAAAACATGCCCTCGACCTTTACATGGCATCCACCCCGATGAGGGATGAGATGCATAAGCAGATACTTGCAAAATTGATGCAGTTCTCCCGAGATGAGATGGAGTACCGTAGCAAGATGGAGTATCCAAGTGGCAGTACCAATGCCGAGACAGTGCAGTATAGAAAGGCAGTGTTGAAGAAGTGGACCCAATCAAGTCTCTATCTTGTCCCCAATATATCCAGGTGGCCGAAGCGGGTTTCTGAGATTCTAGCAGGAATTGCGGCCGGTGTTGCCATGGCCTTTGCAACCCTGACAACCATATTTGCAGAAGAGACCTTCATCAGAAACTCCTTCCAGTGGGCACTGATTGTCATCATCGGTTATGTGTTCAAGGATCGTATCAAGGAATGGCTGAGGCTCTTCTTCAATGCCGTGCTTCCCAAGATGATGGCCGATGAAATCTCCTCGTTTCTTTCCCCAAAGACCAATAAGAAGATTTGTTCGAGCAGGATCAGGCTCAAGTTTACCAGTCCTGATGACATTCCCTCAACAGTGAAGGAAATCCGTAAAGATAAGAACAATCCCTTCATGGATATGCTTCCCAAGGAAGACATCATCCATTATGTACGAGACCTGTCCATGCACCCCCTGTCCAAACAGGGGATGGCGAGGGACAGGTTTCCCAGGGAGAATAACTTCACCTTGGTTACCAGGATACGCCTCGATGATTTTCTCAAAGAGATGGATGATCCCAATGACGTGGTCTTCAGGATGGATCCGGATGCAGATGAACTTGATCAGCTCAACAGTGAACGTGTTTATCACCTGCATTTGGTCATACGTGAATACTCAAAGAAAGAAGACTTGGATATCTACAGCCACTACACGGTTGTACTGAACAAGAGCGGTATTGTCCGTCTTGAACAGATGCCGCTCGCCTAAAGCCCTATCTTGCTGGATGAGCCAGCCATCGCTTCTATGGTGAGCGAAATGATGTGATTCATCTCGAGCCCAAGTTTCTCAGCTCCTTGGGAGATGATATCCCGGTTCACTCCTGCGGCGAAGGCCTTGCTGGACCATTTCTTCTTAACAGATTTTACCGTCATCCCTTCCATCTTTAAAGGTCTCATCAATGCCGTTGCATATACCAAACCGGTCAACTCATCGATGGTGTAGAGAACCTTCTCCATGAAATGCTCAGGCTCTATGGTGCTGCAGATACCGTATCCGTGGCTGCATACTGCCCTGATGAATGCATCGTCCAATTCTATTTCTTTCAATAGCTCGGGCGCTTTCTGGCAATGTTCCTCAGGAAACATCCCATAGTCGATATCGTGGAGAAGTCCTACCAAGGACCAGTATTCCTCGTCGTATCCGTACTCCTTGGCGAACCTGCGCATGGTCTCCTCAACACAATAGGCATGATAGACCAGTGCTTCGTTAGGATTGTATTTTCTCAGCAATGCATCTGCTTCTTCTCTTGTAACCATCATTTTCCTCCTTGTTGCGAGTATAGAGTGTTTATACTGTTTCGAAAAGAGAGAAAAAATGCAGGTAACCCCTTTATTAGGCTAAACTGATTGTGGTAGTATTGTTTTGGTGCTTGCCAGACTGGTAGGCCATCTTGTTATGAGGAGGATCCCATGTCTACAGTAGACGACGGTGGCAGTATAAACCCCCTGCCTAGAAACACCCGAACGGCATCCTCCTATCCCCAATACCGGAATTAACAAGATTCTTCCTGCAAGGGGCTGGGTATGGATGCAAACACAGCCATGGAGGAAGTATGATCACCATCAGAAAGAATCTTATGAGCCAGATTCCCGGAGAACCCATCCAGGAGGCTCCCTACACTTGGGTCGATGCGAGGGATATCAACAGAGATGATATCACCCAGCTCGAAGAGAAATATGCCATTTCCAGTGAATTGCTCGCAGATATCATGGACCAGGACGAACAGGCCCGCATTGAACGTGAAGACGATTATGTTGCGTTAATCATGCGTCTGCCCGCCCTGGCCGATGATTGCAAAGGAATAAACCAGTATGCAGTGCCGCTTGGTATAGTGCTGGTTCGAGATACTGTCATCACCATCTGCCAGAGTGATAGTATCGTGCTTGAGGATTTTGCCAAAAACCGCTACCGGCAATATCCGGTGCAGACAGCTGAAGGGTTCGTGATCAGCATCCTTGGCCGCGCAGTCATGGTCTATATCCGGCTCCTCAAGTACATCAACCGCCAAAAGTCCCAGGTTGAGGAACAACTGCACAAGAGTATCATGAACTATGAATTGATCCAATTGCTGCAGATCCAGAAATCCTTGGTCTATTTCTCTACCAGTCTGACAACCAATGAAGCGCTGATGGAGCGAATGCAACGTACCCCATACTTCCGTCTGGAGAGTGAGGAAGAACGTGATTTCCTTGAAGATATCATTACAGACAACAAGCAGGCCATCGAGATGGCTAATATTTACTCCTCAATCCTGACTGGCACAATGGATGCATTTGCATCGGTCATCAGCAACAATATGAACGTCATCATGAAACGATTGACCATCATCTCGATCAGTTTGATGATCCCGACGTTTGTCACTGGATTCTATGGAATGAATATTGCCTTGCCCTACATGCATAGCCCTTTTGCCTGGATTGGTATCCTGGCATTCTGTGGTACCAGTGCATTGATTGGTGGTTGGGCACTCTCTGACCGGAGGAATGCACGGCTGGTCCAGCGCTCAGTACAGGGATCCCGTCAGGCCGAGAAAGAGCACCGCAAGAAAAAGCGAAAAAAACGAGGTCTCCCTGATTGATTCAATTCCATCTGTAATGGTATTATCCGCTCCGTTCTAGGGAGTACATCACAGATGGACAGTATTGAAGATCTCATGATTGCGTTCGAGGGAACGTATGTAGGCCAGTCCATGGCTGGCTTGGTCGAGTTGTATTCGACTATCGAAAACCAGACGAGTGTTTTCTGCACACAGTATAACATTGCTTGTGGAAGCGGATGTGGGACATGCTGTGAGCATTTTATGCCCGATATAACGGTAAGTGAAGCTCGATTGGTTGCTGCATATCTTCTCTTTGTCAAAAAAGATGAAACCCTTATCGAGGCACTGAATAGTGCAAGGGGCAATACCAGCGGGCCTTGCCCTCTCTATAACCCTGACTCCCCGTATCACTGTACGGTCTATCAAGCACGACCACTTATCTGTCGGTTGTTTGGAGCCTGCGCCAACCAAGGAAAGGATGGGAGGGCAGTGTTCAGGCGGTGCAAGTATAATGTGGAACAAACCATGCCATCCTCCCTGATCTTGGATGAGGATGTGCCGGTGATGCAGGACTATAGTTATGCACTGCGTTCCTTGGATGATGGCAACGGAAAGGTAGGGTACCTCAGTGATATGGTCTCAATCCTGGTTGAGCAGCTGCGATTTCTCGCAAACATGCTCACTCTGGACGATACCAACCCGGACGATACCCCAACCCCCCTTGCAAGTTAGCGGATAACCCTCAGCAAGTACCCGTTGAGATATTCAGATTCTGGGAAGGAAATCCTGATCGGGTGGTCATGTCCCTGACCGAGTTTCTGGAGAATCTGGATCTCTACCATTGCATCCTTTGCGCTCCAGGCAAGAATCATACGCAGCTGTTCTGCGCTGATGGCCGAACTACAGGAAAATGTTGCTATGATGCCACCGTCCTTGATCTTCTGCATTGCCAGGCGATTCAGGTCCTTGTAGGCTTTCTGGGCTCCTTCTGCTTGTGCCTTGGTCTGGGCAAGCTTGGGAGGGTCAAGAATCATGAGATCATAGTGGTCCTTCTCGATATGCCGCATCTGTTCAAAGATATCACACTGGGTAATTTCCACTTTCTCCCGGCTTCCCTCTGGAATGGTCTTGAGGTCCTGGTTTATGTGGATATGGACCAAGGCTTGTCTCAAGGCCTGTTCACTAGAGTCCAGAAGATCGACATGTTTTGCTCCAGCTCTCAGGGCATGGAGGGTGAACGCACCGGTGTAGGAGCATCCATCGAGTACCACTGCATCCTTTGCGTACGGCTCGATAACCCGTCTACTCTCCCGTTGGTCACAATAGAATCCACTTTTTTGCCCCTTTCCTGGTGCAACTTCATAGTAGAGGTTGTCTTCACGGAAACGGACAGGGTCCAGTTTCTTGGATGGAGTGAAGTATTGACCATCCTGGTAGTAGAGCAGGGTCTCCTTGAGGTGTTCTGCGGCAGCGAAAGCACTGTCTGTATTCAGAATGATCAAGGAAGGCTTGAGCATTGATTCCAATGTCTCCACGATGAGATCCTGGAAGTGATGAGCTACACGGCTGCTGATGATGATTCTCAACATGGTGCCGTATACATCCACCACCAAGCCAGGCAGATAGTCAGCCTCTGAAAAAATGATGCGGAAAGTAGTGGTTGCTCCTGCCTTGTCCTCAAAGAACATTTTTCTGCGTAGAACGCTTTGGGCAATGGTTTGCTTCCACCAGCGTTCATCTATAGTTTGGTTCTCATTCCAAGAGAGAAGACGAAGTGGGATATGACTTTCCTTGTCATACCATCCCCATGCAATGAATTGTCCTTCATCTGTTTCTGCTCTGGAGACTCCCGTTTCTAGAAGGGATATGTCATTTGCGATAGCGCCGCTGAAGACCCATGGATGGTGACGTAAGAGTTGTTTCTCCTTGCCACCTTTAATTGTAATGGTTTGCATGGGTACACAATAGCGGAGAGTACTTCTTTTGTCAAAACGTAGGGTCTTTCTTTTGTCGAAACGTTTGTTGACTTGCCACCGTTCTATGTTCGATAATGGCGATATGTTGAAACCGTTGCAAAAGGCGATCCTCTTCGATATGGACGGTACCCTCATTGATACCATTGAGGATATCCGTAGTGCTTTCAATGCTGCTCTTTCCTTGGAGGGACTGCCTCCATTTTCAGTGACATTGACAAAACAGGTTGTTGGACGAGGGCTCTACAATGCACTTAAGGGTGCTCTTTCCTATTATAACCACCCCGTTGAGGAAGCTCGGTTTGCATACCTCTATCAGTCAATGATGGACCATTATCAGAAACACTATGCTGATAAGAGTCATCCCTATGAAGGCATCCTTCCGCTTCTTGATAGATTGGAGGACTCTGGGATTGCTCTAGGTATTCTTTCGAACAAAGAGGATGTCCTTACACAAAAGATCGTACAAAAACTACTTCCCCAGTATTCTTTTGCATCTGTGAGAGGATTGGTAGAGGGCTCTCCCAGAAAGCCCGATCGGTATGCCATTGACCTTTTTTGCAGTAGGCAGGGTGTAAACGTAGGAGAACTCTGTTACATTGGGGATAGTGAAGTGGATTATCAGACTGCCCAGAATGCTGGGTGTTCTCATATTTTGGTCTCGTGGGGATTCAGACCGAAGGAAGAACTGCAAGCACTTCCTGGCTCTGTGGTTGTCGATACGGTAGATGAATTGGAGGATGCAATCTATGGCGTACAATGAGAAAGATCTGAGAAGCAAGGCTGAAGCCTATCTACAAGCAGAGGACCAGCAGGTATTCAAGGAAGCTGTTGAACAAGAACTTACAAGTGGAAACTGGGAAGCGCTGTATGATCGTTTTTATACCAGTCTTTCCTTCGGCACCGCAGGAATGAGGGGCGTCATTGGTGGTGGCACCAACCGAATCAATACCTACATGGTTCGTAAGGTTACCCAAGGCTTGAGTGAGTATCTCTGTGAGGCTTCCAGCAATCCATCAGTGGTCATTGCGTACGACAGTCGTAACTATAGTGACCTGTTTGCCAATGAAGCAGCTCTGGTGCTTGCAGCAAATGGGGTTTCTGTTTTTCTCTATCCGGTACTGCACCCCGTCCCGATGCTCAGCTTTGCAGTGCGCTATCTGCAAACCACCGCTGGTATTGTGATCACTGCCAGCCATAATCCGTCCCAGTACAATGGCTATAAAGTCTACTGGAAGGATGGAGGACAGGTAACTCCTCCCCATGATTTTGGAATTGCTGAACGTGCAAATGCGGTGAAAGCAAAGGATATCAAGAAGATCAGCGTTGAAAGTGCCCGTTCCAAGGGTTTGCTTGTCCCTGTTCCTGAAAAGGTCGATCAAGCATACTTTCATACTGCGTTGCAGAATCTGAGACGCCCGGCCTTGGTGCAGAATAATCCAATTACGGTGGTGTACACCCCTTTGCATGGTTCAGGCAATCTCCCTTTGCAGCATCTGCTCTCCCAGGTTGGGATCAAGTGTGTGGTCGTGGAGGAACAACAGGAACCAGATGGAAATTTTCCCACCGTTCCCTTGCCCAATCCGGAACATCCAGAGGCGATGAAGATGGCCTTAGCGCTTGCCAAGCGAGAGAAAGCTGACATTGTACTGGGAACCGACCCTGATGCGGACAGGCTGGGGATCGCCATTCCGCTTTCGGAAAAGAAAGATGTATATCATCTACTCACGGGTAACCAGATTGCTGTATTGCTTACCGATTACCTGATGGGGGCTGATCGTGAGAATCAAGAGAAGAAAACCCCTCTGGTGGTGAAGAGTCTGGTCACCACTGATTTGGTGAAGAGAATTGTCGAGAGCCAGGGGGGACGATGCAAGGATGTTCTCACTGGTTTCAAGTATATTGCAGAGGAGATTGCTTCTCTGGAAGGTCCGAAAGGAGAGCGTGAATATTTCCTGTTCGGATGTGAAGAGAGCTACGGATACCTGACCCTTCCCCAGGTACGTGACAAGGATGCCATCAGCAGCGCTCTGATGAGTGTTGAGATGATGTGCCACTGGTCCAGCAAAGGATTGACCCTCAAGGATCGATTGGATCAGATTTATGATACATGGGGGTTCTCTACAGAATCGGTCTTTGCAAAGGACTATGAAGGAGCATCAGGGAAGGAGAAAATGGCTCAGATTATGGCCGGGTTGCGAAAACTCAATGTGGGTGATGAGTTGGCCGGGCATACAATTACCAGCAAGCAGGATCTGCTTGACGGGAAACAAACAGAATTCCCTCCCAGTGATGTCCTTATCCTCTTCCTGGAGGGTGGAGACAAGATAGTGGTACGACCAAGTGGAACTGAACCAAAAATCAAATACTACTTCTTCTTCTCTGCGGAGGGAACAGACCGTACCGAGTTCGAACAGAACCTGGGTGCACGGATAGACGCATATAAGGCGGCCCTCTCGTGATTACTTGCTATTTACTGCAACGACAGAACAAAGAAAACCTCACACTCTCTCCCTACCTTGATACCAACCGGGTAGGAAACTGGAGTGAAGATGAGCAGGTTGTGCTCAAGAGTAGTGGAATGCTGACAAAGAACCAGAAGGATGAAGTTTCCTATGCGCTCTATGCTGCCATTGATTTCAGTGTCGATCGCTGGATCCAGAACAAGCAGTACATCCCAAGGCTCTTGATCTCGGCAGTTGTGTTCACCGCTTCCTATTTCTTTATGTCATTGGCAATCAGGGATCCTCTGCCCATGGTTGATGAATTGCTCATCAGCGGTGGTCTTGTGGTGCTTGCCTGGAGTTATCTTGCCAAGAAGGACACTCGCTCATCTGTCGCGCAAAGAAGGCGCTATGAGCTGAAGTTGCGCTGTGGGGAGAGAGAACAGGAAATCGATGAACAGTTGTTTGCTGTTGAATCGTTTCTTGATGAAGCTTCTTCTACCGATCCGCTTGAACTTTCCAACAGTCTTGCCTTGGTCTCCTCGGAGCCTCTCAAACCAATCAGCTATGATGGTTCGAATGAGACGCTGAAAGAACTAGGGGACTTATTGGCTCGGTACCTAAGCCTCTACAACAAAAGTCTCTACAGGATGGCACTAAAAGTTCATAATCAGCGGATGCAACGTAAAAAAGATGAGCGTCTTGCTGCCCGTCTGTTTCACCAGAGCATGCAGAAGAGACTTGATATCGGACTGCTTGCCTTGTTGGTCTCTCTTATGGAGCTGTAGCTGAAGTAAAATTCAGCCCGTGGGGTCTTTCTTGTATATGGAAGACCTTTTTCATCCATTGAAACTCTTGCTCCCTTTATTCACACTGGCTATCTACTTGGCCTGCCGTGGGTCAGGTCTTTTCGCCTATCCCCTGCTAGTGGGAGTGGCCTTGGGTGTTCTTGTGCTCATTGTGGCGCCATTCTTTCCTTCCTGCGCACGATCCTTGATCATACTCACATCCCTCGTATACTGTTTTTACCTGTTGTTGGGTAGAGGCATTGCCAGCAGTACTCCTTCCTTTGCAATTCCTCAAGATAGAATCGTGAGCTTGGAAGGAACCTTGCAGGAGGATTCATCACTGTCCCGTAGTGGAGACCAGCTGCTGCGTCTTACATTGACAGGGTGTGCAACCAAAGGGGGCTATGGGGGAAGTGCCAAAGGAGTAATCCCGGTTCTGGTTCCTGTAGAAGAGATATTGGTAGCCTCCAGTACTGTCCAGGTTTGGGGGCAGTGGGACGATACAGGATCAGTCTTCTATGCAGGGGATATGCAGGTACTTGAGATCCCTCCATTTGCACTTTGGCGCCGAGCCATGCTCGAACGTTTGCAAGGACGTCTGGAAGTGTGTATTGAGGATGCAAATGTAAGGGCTCTTGCTTCCCTTCTGCTTTTGGGACAGTTGAGCGGGGAATCCTTCGCTCTCAAGGACAAGGCAATCCTCTGTGGATGTGCCCATATCCTAGCCCTATCTGGAATGCACCTGCATTTTTTCATTTTTCTTGCAGGTATAGGGTCCAAGCGTCTCTTCGGTTCCTACTGGGGCAAGCGTTTTGCACTCGTCGTCCCCTGTCTCTATGTATTGGCTGTGGGGCCGAAACCTTCATTGCTCAGGGCCTTGGGTATGTGTTTGTTTCAATTGGGACCGTTTGCGAAACAATTTCCCTTGCTCACCCCTTTCTATCTCACGGGGTTTCTGCAGGTATGGATCTTTCCCAACTCGGTTGTACATTTTGCATTTCTCTACAGTTATGCTGCCTTTTCCATGATACTCTTCGGCAGTGGTCTGCCTAGATTGCCCCTTATAAGCACAACGCTTGCTGTTCTTGGCACAGGCCCTGCCAGTATGATGCTTACTGGTTCCTGGAATCCAGCAGGCTTGCTCTACAGTGTTCCTGCAACCCTCCTGATCAATCTTGCTATGTTGTTCAGTTTTCTTGCACTCTTGTGTGGCCCCTGGTGTTCATATCCCCTCAAACTTGTCTATTGGGGAATCGATGCATTGCTTACCTTTGGGAGTGATC
This sequence is a window from uncultured Sphaerochaeta sp.. Protein-coding genes within it:
- a CDS encoding YkgJ family cysteine cluster protein, translating into MDSIEDLMIAFEGTYVGQSMAGLVELYSTIENQTSVFCTQYNIACGSGCGTCCEHFMPDITVSEARLVAAYLLFVKKDETLIEALNSARGNTSGPCPLYNPDSPYHCTVYQARPLICRLFGACANQGKDGRAVFRRCKYNVEQTMPSSLILDEDVPVMQDYSYALRSLDDGNGKVGYLSDMVSILVEQLRFLANMLTLDDTNPDDTPTPLAS
- a CDS encoding HDIG domain-containing metalloprotein codes for the protein MMVTREEADALLRKYNPNEALVYHAYCVEETMRRFAKEYGYDEEYWSLVGLLHDIDYGMFPEEHCQKAPELLKEIELDDAFIRAVCSHGYGICSTIEPEHFMEKVLYTIDELTGLVYATALMRPLKMEGMTVKSVKKKWSSKAFAAGVNRDIISQGAEKLGLEMNHIISLTIEAMAGSSSKIGL
- a CDS encoding dihydroorotase family protein, yielding MIDPHVHLRDWSQNEKETLSHGLGVALTCGIDEVFDMPNTQPTLTDRESILRRIEDAEGCGLDVRYHLYAGVTPSAEQIRSVVSLAQELFPKVVGLKLFAGHSTGNMGLVQEREQALVYRTLKECGYEGVVALHCEKESLLHPELYDPADFSTHSLARPVEAEVASVSDQLQFSQEEGFRGHLHICHLSSIEALHEIEKARAKGVRVSCAVTPHHALLSSEDAKERTLYAKMNPPLRSETERSTLFVALLEGRVDWIESDHAPHTLQDKEAGASGIPGFSGILLLVKRLLEQGATRPLLEQLLGRRVQEVFKLPIRDVFVPSYDDLESLSLKSAAEYPWDSYRNLRLR
- a CDS encoding alpha-hydroxy-acid oxidizing protein, which translates into the protein MKDVMELLSKRHLNPDVPVLLGTVSGVASTKPRLITYFDEKVQAISIITTKSFQVEVNPGNREPVICETSAGNFGNSVGLRNPGMEQALYELRKLRKEHSFSSYLNVSLSANSVEDFITLVKAFDEVADLVELNFSCPHASVGYGASIGCDQNIAAEYVRLIKEATKECKAPLFVKLTPNVDDIGLIAKAVVDSGADGLVAINTVGPIVHKDPGSGLPILQNKLGGKGGSSGHHVYERALSAIREIRQACGDDVPLIGMGGVSSGTEAAALIAAGADAVGIGSALGTVDQKAWPEYLAAVKREAEAILSGEDPAQKQSTSYIIKDRQMAYEKHQVVKSEQYGKDTRIITLDGTLYCKAGQFAFLWIPTIGEKPFSVAHNDPLTFIVKNRGPFSAELCALQVGDDIYVRGLYGAQLNNEKTKKALLLGGGTGVAVLPSLADQLQGQGTEMSILVGTSESVEGKALLEEALSSYGSFTCIADDGRPGRVLDLLDTIPLDDEQACYLVGPEVFMAIACRKLLARGVKEHNLYLSMERTTLCGIGMCGECACGDRLTCRWGTFMQYDYLAKEAPELIAYD
- the pyrF gene encoding orotidine-5'-phosphate decarboxylase; its protein translation is MSYQTLLVDSAEKTGNIACMGLDPIVESLPVSSGNIRSDLNSFFQQLFRRMSLAGLVPAAFKPNLGYYQCLDHPRDEDFSGSSALADVLDMLESFFPGIPVILDSKRGDIARSSMNYAKEAFEAWQSDAVTVAPYMGSDSVEPFIRFPEKGAYLLNRTSNPGGKDLQNLLVQNKKEHEHPLYLEVASQIAAYNQKTGSVGAVVGATNLQELEDIATFYHDQSVPLLIPGVGSQGGSASEVMAILKKAGYPVELARINSSSALTHPWKNNPAPEDWLDLCMKNLRSLLEETSL
- a CDS encoding magnesium transporter CorA family protein: MITIRKNLMSQIPGEPIQEAPYTWVDARDINRDDITQLEEKYAISSELLADIMDQDEQARIEREDDYVALIMRLPALADDCKGINQYAVPLGIVLVRDTVITICQSDSIVLEDFAKNRYRQYPVQTAEGFVISILGRAVMVYIRLLKYINRQKSQVEEQLHKSIMNYELIQLLQIQKSLVYFSTSLTTNEALMERMQRTPYFRLESEEERDFLEDIITDNKQAIEMANIYSSILTGTMDAFASVISNNMNVIMKRLTIISISLMIPTFVTGFYGMNIALPYMHSPFAWIGILAFCGTSALIGGWALSDRRNARLVQRSVQGSRQAEKEHRKKKRKKRGLPD